In Vibrio alginolyticus NBRC 15630 = ATCC 17749, the sequence CATCTCGCAGCAACACATTGTATTTCGGTAAATACTGCTTGATGTAGTTATGCTCTAAGATCAACGCTTCTGTCTCAGTGTGAGTCACCGTGACGTCTATTTTGGCGATATTACTGACAAGCGCGCGAGTTTTCTCACTGTCTACTTTTTTTCGAAAGTAGCTTGAAAGGCGCTTTTTAAGGTCTTTGGCTTTACCTACGTAGATTACAACAGCTTCGGCGTTGTACATTCTGTAAACGCCGGGCTGATGAGTTACTGTCTTGAGAAAGGAAGCCGAATCGAAAGGAGGATTCACGCTAAAGGGTCTCGGTGTCCAGCATTCCGTGGCGAATCGCTAAGTGAGTTAACTCAACGTCACCATTAATGTCCAATTTACTAAAGAGTCGGTAGCGATAGCTGTTGACTGTCTTTGGACTTAAATTAAGTTGCTCAGAAATATCCGTTACCTTTTGGCCTTTGGTGATCATAAGCATGATCTGCAATTCACGTTCGGATAAGTCTTTAAAAGGGTTCTCAGAGGCTGGAGAAAATTGACTCAATGCCATCTGCTGCGCAATCTCTGGCGAGATGTAACGCTGCCCACTATTAACTACACGAATCGCATTCACCATTTCGTCAGGGCCAGCACCTTTGGTTAAATAACCAGACGCACCTGCCTGCATCACCTTGGTTGGAAACGGGTTTTCTGTATGAACGGTAAGTACGATGATTTTCACATCAGGATTCACGCGAAGAATTTTTTTAGTGGCTTCCAAGCCGCCAATTCCTGGCATGTTCATGTCCATTAAAACGACGTCAGCATGATTACTGCGACACCATTTTACTGCATCTTCACCGCTGTCAGCTTCTCCTGCTACGTTCATTCCACGGACGTCTTCAATAATACGTCGTATCCCTGTGCGAACCAGCTCGTGATCATCTACAAGGAAAACATTTATCAAACTTGTATCTCCACACTTTGTATTGGTTCTGCACCCACATAACCATTATTTGTTAAATGTGGATATCAGTATGACTGCCTATATACTAACGTAATCGACAAAAAATTGCTTTCTATGAATATGTGCTGAAACGC encodes:
- the uvrY gene encoding UvrY/SirA/GacA family response regulator transcription factor; this translates as MINVFLVDDHELVRTGIRRIIEDVRGMNVAGEADSGEDAVKWCRSNHADVVLMDMNMPGIGGLEATKKILRVNPDVKIIVLTVHTENPFPTKVMQAGASGYLTKGAGPDEMVNAIRVVNSGQRYISPEIAQQMALSQFSPASENPFKDLSERELQIMLMITKGQKVTDISEQLNLSPKTVNSYRYRLFSKLDINGDVELTHLAIRHGMLDTETL